The sequence ACGCGATAAACGATCATGAAAAAGCTGGCGATTGGGAAGGCCGGTCAGAGTGTCGAAAGTTGCCTGGTGCCTGAGAATCTCCACGGCCTCCCTTTCTTTTATTTTGGCCTGAGAGAGGCGCCAGCTAAACAGTATTAGTAGGGGGAGAACGAGAGTCGCAATCTGGACCAGAGAAAGCAGTATGGATTTATTGCCGGCATTGATATCATCCTTTGTTACATGGGAGATAACTTTCCACTGGTAGTCTTTTTGCATTGTTGCCTGCGTTTTTTCGGTATGTCCTGAGTTATAGTGTTGCGATGACTGCAAAGGATGAATGGTGGCAAAGGTAAACAGACCATTGTCGCTGGTGAACTGGCCTCGTTCTGTCGCCATAATTCGTTTCCATTCCAGTGGATGAACATTGCTGAAGTTATGCTTATGATCCAGCATAAACCCCCACTCCCTTTCAGGATCAGGATGTTTGAGCCAATATCCTTCTGCGTTTACGAGGGAGGCATGGTCTCTAATATTTGCAACTGCACTGGAAAAGTTTCCGAGGAGACGCTCTGCCATGTAATTGAGTATCAGTATCCCTATTTTTTCCCCCTGATTATTGAACACAGGAGTGCCGAAGCGAATCATCGGTTTGTAGGGTTCTTCGATCCGGTCGTGCTCAATATTGAGATCAAGGGGTGAAATGTAGACCATTCCCTGATCAATGGTGATTGTTTCCTGGAAGTAGTAGCGATTCCCCTTGTTCTGCAGTGACGAAGCCGGGGCTATGGTTGCCTTGTCCTGTTTGAAGTTCACCCGAACAATCTCTACTCCTTCGGTGTTTAAAAAACGGGCCTGGTCATAGATTCCTTTGATTTGTGAGAAGAGCTGTACGTCATTCTGAAGATTTGTGAAGGACTCAAGGGGAAGAAGCTTTTGGTCATGATGAAAGGCCTTGTTCTTTGCCAGGATAAGAAGATCGGACATGACCGTTTGAAATTCCAGGTAGATCGCGCTCTCGCCCATGCGAACATTGAGACGTTCCTTTTCAAGGCGATTCGTGTTCACCTTGTCAGTTTCAGAGAAATAGAAGTAAGTGAAAAAAATAGAGAAGGCTATGGCCCAGGGGAGGAATATGGGAAGAAAGTATTTTAAAAAAAATTTCATTATGGCCAGAGTTGGTTCAGGTTCTTTTGGAGATCGAGTTTACAGGCCTTAACCTGCGGGTCATGATAAAAGGTGAACCAGCTGTTCAGTTGCTGATAGTGTCTGAAATATTCTTCCTTGCGATCGATAACCTCCAGCGGAAAGTTGTCATATGCCATAATCCACAGTGGATTGCTGTGCGCGTGGGTGGGGAAAAGATCGCCTAAATGGACTGCGGTTTCGCCTCTTGAGGTGATTTCGATCAACTGATGTCCGCGGGTGTGACCCCCGGTGTGCCGTAGCATTATGCCGGGGATGACTTCAACATCTCCTGAAACAATCTCAAGTTGACCTTCTCTTTTCAGGAGATTGAAGTTTTTAGGCCAATAGGTGGACTGAGCACGACGGCATGGTTGTTCCACATCCTCCCACTCCGTTTTCTGTATGTAATGGACGGCGTTTGGGAACGTGAGTTCTTCTCTGCCTTCTGGGGTATGCATGACTATGCCACCGGCATGATCAAAATCACAGTGGGTAAGAAGGACATAGTCAATATCCTGTTGTGACAGGCCAATCTCTGCAAGATCTTCCACTAGAGACCAGGGAGCAGTCACCTGAAAGATGGAAAGCTGTTTTTCTGTCAGTTTATTTCCAAGGCCTGTGTCGATTATAAGATTGTGTTCTGCTGTTTTGACCAGCAGAACATCATTGGTGAATGGTAGTGTGTTGGCTGTATCAGCCTTGCACTTTTTTTCCCAGAGAACCTTTGGCACAGCGCCAAACATGGTTCCGCCATCGAGGCGAAAATTTCCGCCATTTAACCAGTAAATCTGAAAGTCACCGACAGCTAAATGTTCTGATACCATTAGAATGTCCCCAGGGCCGACCAGAGAACACCAGCTGCAATAGCCGATCCAATAACTCCAGCCACATTAGGTGCCATGGCATGCATAAGGAGAAAATTACTCGGATCTTCTTTGAGACCTACTGCATGAACCACCCGTGCAGAATCTGGAACTGCAGAAACACCTGCAGCGCCAAGGAGCGGGTTGATTTTCTCTTTCAGGAAAAGATTCATAAATTTGGCAAAGAGTATCCCGCCCATGGTGGCAATAACGAAGGAGCCGGCACCAAGGACAAAGATCAGAATAGACTGGCTGGTAAGAAATGTCTGGGCCTGGGTAGAGGCACCCACTGAAAAGCCAAGGAGGATGGTTACGATATCGATTAAGGAATTTCTGGCCGTATTGGCCAGTCGTTCGGTAACCATTGATTCCTTGAGCAGGTTGCCGAAAAAGAGCATACCAAGAAGCGTCATAGAGCCTGGAGCGATAAGGGCGCAGATAAGAAAGGCGACAATAGGAAAGATGATCTTTTCTTTTTTGGATACCTGGCGTGGTGGTTTCATGTGAATGACACGCTCTTTCTTAGATGTAAGAAGGTACATGATCGGCGGCTGGATGACAGGAACGAGTGCCATGTATGAATAGGCGGCTATGGCAATGGGACCAAGGAGTTCCGGGGCAAGCATGGAGGAAAGAAATATGGCAGTGGGGCCGTCTGCCCCACCGATGATACCTATTGCTCCAGCCTGCTCCGGGGAAAACCCGAGGTAGAGAGAACCAATAAAGGTGAGAAATACACCAATCTGGGCAGCAGCCCCCAGGAGTATCAGTTTGGGATTTGAAAGCATGGTGGAAAAGTCGGTCATTGCTCCGATTCCGAGAAAGATGAGAGGTGGATATATCCCTTTCATTACTCCAAGGTAGAGGTAGTAAAAAACTGAACCTTCAGCATAGACGGAGAGCGGCATTCCTTGAATGGGTGGGATGTTTCCCACAATAACCCCAAATCCGATGGGAACCAGCAGGAGAGGTTCATAATCCTTGGTAACAGCGAGGTAGATAAAGACAATCCCAACGGCAATCATTATGAGATTGATCCATTCCAGATGCGCAATTCCCGAGTTGTTGTAGAAGCTTAAAAGATCCACTGTGTCCCCTATGTCAGGATGATCAGAGGCTGGCCCTGATTGACCACATCGCCTTCAGCAATGAGGATTTCACTTACTGTCCCATCTATGGTGGCCGTAATACTGTTTTCAAGTTTCATGGCTTCCAGGACCAGTAATTTCTGTCCGGTACGCACCTGCTCGCCAAGGCTTACAGTAATACTGATAATCTGCCCTGGAATAGGGGTGAGGATGGCTCCGCTACCTGCAGTCGCAGATGCAGGTGGTGAAGCCATAGGAGCAGCTGGGGAGGCGGAGGGCATGGCAGAGATGGGAGCTCTCGCTTTGGAGTCAGCGACTGCAGTGAAATTTTCGATGGTATCAATATTAACAATATGCTGTTTGCCATTCACTTCAGCCAGCACGGCATCGTCAGTAACATCTTTAATAACAACATTATAGCTATTGTTGTTTATTTTTAGCTTGTATTCTTTCATTTGCGATTCCAGGTGGTTGTCAATTTTCGGTTGTTCAGACTCTGCATGCGCCCTGAAACAAGCCAGGGTGATTCCATGTCACCATGGCTTTTCCAGGTGATACGTTCATCTCCATCGGGAAAGTTGTTGTGGAGATGGAGGGCAGTGGCAATGGCCAGAAGAATTTCCTCTTCCTCTCTGTTGTCAGCAGAAGTTGTTTTGGTAGAGAGCTGTGGTTTGGGGCTTCCGAGCCTGAGAAGCTTGGGAAGCAGGGTGATGTAGATGGCTATGATCACCAATCCAGCAAAAACCAGTGTCATTCCCATGAGTGAGAATTGCAGGGCGTCAAGTCCCGGCTGGTTGAGATTGTGAAGACCTATGTTTGCAAATGTCATGGCGTCGCTATGCGGTCACGGTTTTGGGTTAGTTAGGGGAAATTAGAGAACTGATCTCCGGCTTCTGGTCGTAGGATCAAGCCGAAAACCATTCCTTGTTTTGTTAACCGGTTCTTTACAGAGGAATATTCCCGTGTTTTTTCATGGGATTGCTGTCTCTTTTATTCTGCAGCATTCCAAGGGCTTTAATGATACGAAAGCGGGTTCGTGCCGGCTCAATGATGTCATCGACATAGCCGCGTCTTGCTGCTACGTAAGGATTGGCGACAGCGTCCTGGTATTCTTCCTCTTTGGCTGCAAGATAAGCTGCGGGGTCATCTGTTTTCTGGGCTTCCCTTCCGTATAATACCCCAACGGCTCCCTTTGCTCCCATGACGGCAATCTCAGCACAGGGCCAGGCATAGTTGATGTCACCGCGGAGATGCTTGGATGACATGACGCAGTAAGCGCCACCATATGCTTTACGGGTGATGACAGTGATCTTGGGAATAGTCGCTTCTGCATATGCGTAGAGGATTTTTGCACCGTTGCGGATGGCACCGCCATATTCCTGGGCGGTTCCGGGGAGAAATCCGGGGACATCAACAAAGGTGACCACTGGAATGTTGAAGCAGTCACAAAAACGGACAAAGCGGGCACCTTTAACAGAAGAGTCAATATCCAGAACTCCCGAGAGATGTAATGGTTGATTGGCTACAATTCCCACAACTTTACCACTATATCGGGCAAATCCGATGATAAGGTTGGGGGCGAAATTTTCTTTGATCTCAAAGAAGTCGCGGTTGTCGATACTTGCAAGAATCACTTCCTTCATATCATAGGGTGTGCTCGCACTTTCCGGAATGATAGAGTTGAGTTCTTCCGAACGACGTTCTGAGGGGTCCTGTGTGGGCAGTGTGGGTGGCGTTTCCACATTGTTTTGTGGCAAATAGCTGAGCAGTCTTTTGACATACCCAATACAGTCTGCACCAGACTGGGCAGCATAATCTGAAACCCCGGAACGCGTGGAATGCATGTCGGCACCCCCGAGTTCTTCAACGGTTACATCTTCGTGGGTGACGGACTTGACCACCTTGGGGCCGGTGAGAAACATGTAGGAGTTGTTTTTGACCATGGCTACAAAGTCGGTGAGTGCCGGTGAATAGACCGCGCCTCCGGCGCAGGGGCCAAAAATTGCGGAGATCTGTGGCACAACACCGGAAGCCATAACATTCCGAAGAAAAATATCAGAATATCCGGCTAGGCTTTCAATACCTTCCTGAATACGAGCCCCTCCTGAATCATTGAGGCCAATAACGGGGGCTCCATTTTTTATGGCAAGATCCATGATCTTACAAATTTTTTCAGCAAATGTCTCAGAGAGAGAGCCACCAAGAACCGTTGGGTCCTGGGCATAGACGTAGACCAGTCTGCCGTCTACCGTTCCATAGCCAGTGACCACGCCGTCTCCAGGGAATATCTTTTTTTCCATGCCGAAATCATGGCAGCGATGGGTTTTGAACATGTCAAACTCTTCAAAAGAGCCGGGATCAAGAAGGAGATCGATTCGTTCTCTGGCGGTCATTCTGCCCTGGGCATGGAGCTTGTCGATTCGCTTCTGGCCGCCTCCGAGTCGTGCTTCGGCTCGGAGTTTCAGCAGGTTGTCGATATGGTCTGTCATTTTTGTGCTCCACTGCAGAATTCAGTGAGTAGTCCATGGCTGGACTTGGGATGAAGAAAGGCTACCTGCTTGTTACCGGCTCCAGTGAAAGGTGTCTCATGGATCAGTTTGCAGCCATTTTCTCTAGCCTGCTCCAATTGTTCCTCTACATTTGTACTGCGATAGGCCACATGGTGCAAGCCTTCCCCGCGACTGCTCAGGAATTTGGCTATGGGGCTATCGTCTGTTGTGGGTTCCAGCAACTCAATGTGGGTTTCACCGAGTACAAAAAAAGCTGTACGCACCTTCTGAGAGACAACTTCCTCTTCTTTTTCACAGGTAAGTCCGAGTATTTCTTCATAGAACTTTCGTGCTTCGGCGATGGAGTGAACGGCAATTCCTAAGTGATCTATTTTTTCTAGCATATTCGTATTTTTTTTATTTTTGTATTTCAATCAGTCCCGATATTCTCCGAAAATTCCCCGAAGGACAGAGCATATTTCACCGAGGCTTGCGTAAACCCGAACCGCATCAATTATCGGTTCCATAAGGTTACTTCCTGATTCAGCAGCAACTTGAAGAGCAGCCAATCTGCTCTGGACCTCTGCCTCATCCCGTTGCTGGCGAACATTTTTCAGCGAACTCACCTGTGCTTCTTCAACTGCAGGATTGACCCGGAGCAAATCCGGCTTTACTTCTTCTTCTATCTGGAAACCATTAACGCCGACTATAACCCGTTCACCGGATTCGATTTCTTTTTGATACTCATAGGCTGCCTGCTCGATCTGCCGCTTGATAAAACCATCTTCAATACAGGCCACCACACCTCCGGAATGTTCAATCTTTGCGATCAGTTCTTCTGCAGCAAGTTCGATGGAATCCGTAAGCTGCTCGATATAATACGATCCGGCAAAAGGATCAACAGTATCCGCAACTCCTGATTCGTGGGCAATGATCTGCTGAGTGCGAAGTGCGGTGCGAACCGAGTCTTCGGTGGGTAGAGAGAGTGCTTCATCACGTGAATTGGTGTGGAGGCTTTGAGTGCCGCCAAGAACTGCTGCAAGAGCCTGGATGGTGACACGCACTATATTGTTATCGATCTGTTTTGCGGCAAGGCTGCTGCCTGCTGTCTGGGCATGGAATCGCATCATCATGGAGGCCGTTTTTTTTGCTTCAAAGCGGTTTTTCATGATCCTGGCCCAGAGTCTGCGTGCAGCCCTGAATTTTGCAACCTCTTCCAGAAGGTTTGAGGATGCATTGAAAAAGAAGGCCAGGCGCTTGGCAAAATGATCTATCTCAAGCCCTGCCTCGATAGCCGTCTGCACATAGGTGATACCGTTTGCAAGTGTAAAAGCAACCTCCTGGGCAGCTGTGGAACCAGCTTCCCTGATATGATAGCCGGAGATGGAGATGGTATTGAAAAGTGGCATATTTGCGCTGCACCACTGAAAAATATCGGTGATCAGGCCAAGGGATGGTTTGGGTGGAAAAATATAGGTTCCGCGGGCAACGTATTCTTTTAAGACATCATTCTGGATGGTTCCACGAAGTTTGTCTGCAGGGATGCCCTGTTTTTCCGCCACCACAATGTACATGGCCAACAGGACAATGGCCGGAGAGTTAATGGTCATGGAGGTGGAGATCTTGTCGAGTGGAATGTCAGCAAAGAGTGCTTCCATGTCGGCTAAGGTGTCAATGGCCACACCAACCTTGCCCACTTCACCAAGAGACATGGGGTCGTCGGAGTCGTAGCCGATCTGAGTGGGGAGGTCAAAGGCCACCGAGAGGCCGGTGGTCCCCTGAGCGAGCAGATAGCGGTAACGTTTGTTGGATTCCGATGCCGTGGAGAACCCGGCATACTGCCGCATGGTCCAGAACCTGGCCCGGTACATGGTGGGCTGAACGCCTCTGGTGTAGGGGTACTGTCCTGGAAACCCAATATGTTCCAGATAGTCGTCGTCTATGTTTTCTGGCAGGGCGAGACGCGGAACTTCAGCGTCCCCATGGAGAGTAAACTCTTCCTTTCGTTCCGGAAAACGGTTCAGGCTTGTTGAGAGTTCGTTTTCCTGCCACTCATTGTACTTTGTATTTGTGCTCACGATGTTTTGGATTTTTAGAGGTTTAGTGTGTCGATCAGTTCCTGTGCTCGGACACGGGGATCACTTCTTTCAGAACATTCTGATATGGCCTGTTTTAATCCTGGCCGGAGTATTTCAAATACCCAGTCAAGCGTTTCGGCTTCCAGTGCCCTGCCACGCCGTTTTTCTTTTATGCCATTTGTTTTTATGTAGCTGGAGAATCTATTGACTGTATTGAGAAGTTCAGCAATGCCCGCATTGTCTGTGGCTATTGTTTTAAGGACACGTTTGATTGCACTTTCCTCCTCTTTAGCGGAGAAAATCTGTTCCATATCCATACATAGCGCTTCAGCACCTGCTATATCTGATTTGTTCACCACTAAAAAATCTGCCACTTCAAGCAATCCCGCTTTCATGGCCTGGATATCATCGCCAAAACCTGGGGCAAGTACCATAAGGGTGATGTCAGCAAGACGAACAATATCCATCTCAGACTGACCAACACCCACTGTCTCAATAAGAATCACCTCACAGCCGGAGGCCGCCATTATACGTACTGCTGCCCCGGCTGAGGCGCACAATCCGCCAAGTCGCCCCCTGGTTGCCATGGAACGTACAACAACATCGGGGTCAAGGGCATGATCCATCATGCGAATGCGATCACCCAGAATGGCACCTCCGCTGATGGGGGAGGAAGGATCCACCGCAATAATACCCACCCGTTTTCTCTGTTCACGCAGGGTGCGGATCAGACTGGAGGTGAGTGTGGATTTCCCGGCTCCGGGAGGGCCTGTGATCCCAAGTACCAGGACATTATCAATCAGGTCCTGGTCGAGCGCCGAAAGTATCTCAGCTGCTTCCATGCCGTTGTTTTCGACGGCAGAGATGGCCCTGCCAATGGCACGTGGGTCGTGATCCTTCAGTCCTGCAAGCAGGGCTTTACTTTTCGGTGTCATGGTCACGGTGCTGCTGACTGGCTGTTGTGAAGGACTGGATGATGGTGTCGGCCGCAGTTCCGGGGGTAAAGATTGCATTGAGCCCCTTTTTCAGGAGGATTTCGATATCCTCGTCCGGAATGACACCACCTCCTAAAACCGGGATATCAGCTCCACCCCGGTCCTTCAATTCCTGGACCACCTGCGGAAAAAGTCGAAGGTGGGCGCCGGACAGTGAAGAGAGACCGACCACATCTACGTCTTCCTGGATGGCAGTGGCGGCAATTTCTGCTGCTGTTCTGCGGATGCCTGTGTAAATCACTTCGAAGCCTTCATCCCGCAGAGCCCTGGCAATAAATTTGGCGCCTCTGTCATGGCCGTCAAGGCCGGGTTTTCCGATAAGGACGCGAAAGGGTGTTTGTTCAGTTGTCATGATATTTTTAAACCGTTTGCAATTGTTTTGTCCGGAGCGGCCAGAACCACGGAACCATTTTCCTGAGAGAATCCGGTAACCAGACATTCTGACATAAAGGGGCCGATCTGTTTGGGAGGAAAGTTGAGAACAGCGATGATCTGTTTTCCAATGAGCTCCTCCCTGCTGTAGAGATCTGTGATCTGGGCACTTGATTTTCGAGTGCCAATTTCGCTGCCAAAATCAATAAGAAGTTTCCAGGCGGGCTGCCGGGCTTCGGGAAAGTCATTGACTTCAACAATGGTACCCGTGCGCAGCTCAATTCGCTCAAAATCCTGCCAGTTGATTGTTTCCATGGTTCGTTTCATATATGCTCTGTAAAGACTTCCCGGCACAGCCTGCCAAGGTTCCCCAGACTTTCACAGACATGAATGTTGTTGTCGCGCATGGCGGTAAGTTTCGCCTCTGCTGTTCCTTTGCCTCCACTGACAATGGCTCCGGCATGGCCCATGCGTCTTCCTGGAGGGGCTGTCAGTCCCGCAATGAAGCCAACCACGGGTTTGTTCATGTTGGCGGCTATCCAGGCAGCAGCGTCTTCTTCTGCGCTGCCGCCAATCTCACCAACCATAACCACTGCCAGTGTTTCAGGGTCATTCTGGAAGGCCGAGAGGCAGTCGATAAAGTCTGTGCCGTTGATGGGGTCACCGCCAATACCGAGACAGGTAGTCTGACCAAGTCCCTGTTGTGTGAGCTGATGGACAACTTCATAGGTAAGAGTGCCCGACCGTGAAACCACTCC comes from Desulfocapsa sulfexigens DSM 10523 and encodes:
- a CDS encoding GGDEF domain-containing protein, whose protein sequence is MKFFLKYFLPIFLPWAIAFSIFFTYFYFSETDKVNTNRLEKERLNVRMGESAIYLEFQTVMSDLLILAKNKAFHHDQKLLPLESFTNLQNDVQLFSQIKGIYDQARFLNTEGVEIVRVNFKQDKATIAPASSLQNKGNRYYFQETITIDQGMVYISPLDLNIEHDRIEEPYKPMIRFGTPVFNNQGEKIGILILNYMAERLLGNFSSAVANIRDHASLVNAEGYWLKHPDPEREWGFMLDHKHNFSNVHPLEWKRIMATERGQFTSDNGLFTFATIHPLQSSQHYNSGHTEKTQATMQKDYQWKVISHVTKDDINAGNKSILLSLVQIATLVLPLLILFSWRLSQAKIKEREAVEILRHQATFDTLTGLPNRQLFHDRLSRIILDSKRLDTRFTLFFIDLDKFKIVNDSLGHTAGDQLLKEVAERIHELVRESDTVARMGGDEFTVILNTMTDRKDIIRMAQLIIDKLSQPFILNGQEASIGASIGIALFPDDGIEQTILINNADAAMYRAKEAGRNQFCFSA
- a CDS encoding MBL fold metallo-hydrolase, giving the protein MVSEHLAVGDFQIYWLNGGNFRLDGGTMFGAVPKVLWEKKCKADTANTLPFTNDVLLVKTAEHNLIIDTGLGNKLTEKQLSIFQVTAPWSLVEDLAEIGLSQQDIDYVLLTHCDFDHAGGIVMHTPEGREELTFPNAVHYIQKTEWEDVEQPCRRAQSTYWPKNFNLLKREGQLEIVSGDVEVIPGIMLRHTGGHTRGHQLIEITSRGETAVHLGDLFPTHAHSNPLWIMAYDNFPLEVIDRKEEYFRHYQQLNSWFTFYHDPQVKACKLDLQKNLNQLWP
- a CDS encoding sodium ion-translocating decarboxylase subunit beta is translated as MDLLSFYNNSGIAHLEWINLIMIAVGIVFIYLAVTKDYEPLLLVPIGFGVIVGNIPPIQGMPLSVYAEGSVFYYLYLGVMKGIYPPLIFLGIGAMTDFSTMLSNPKLILLGAAAQIGVFLTFIGSLYLGFSPEQAGAIGIIGGADGPTAIFLSSMLAPELLGPIAIAAYSYMALVPVIQPPIMYLLTSKKERVIHMKPPRQVSKKEKIIFPIVAFLICALIAPGSMTLLGMLFFGNLLKESMVTERLANTARNSLIDIVTILLGFSVGASTQAQTFLTSQSILIFVLGAGSFVIATMGGILFAKFMNLFLKEKINPLLGAAGVSAVPDSARVVHAVGLKEDPSNFLLMHAMAPNVAGVIGSAIAAGVLWSALGTF
- a CDS encoding biotin/lipoyl-containing protein, coding for MKEYKLKINNNSYNVVIKDVTDDAVLAEVNGKQHIVNIDTIENFTAVADSKARAPISAMPSASPAAPMASPPASATAGSGAILTPIPGQIISITVSLGEQVRTGQKLLVLEAMKLENSITATIDGTVSEILIAEGDVVNQGQPLIILT
- a CDS encoding OadG family protein codes for the protein MTFANIGLHNLNQPGLDALQFSLMGMTLVFAGLVIIAIYITLLPKLLRLGSPKPQLSTKTTSADNREEEEILLAIATALHLHNNFPDGDERITWKSHGDMESPWLVSGRMQSLNNRKLTTTWNRK
- a CDS encoding acyl-CoA carboxylase subunit beta, which translates into the protein MTDHIDNLLKLRAEARLGGGQKRIDKLHAQGRMTARERIDLLLDPGSFEEFDMFKTHRCHDFGMEKKIFPGDGVVTGYGTVDGRLVYVYAQDPTVLGGSLSETFAEKICKIMDLAIKNGAPVIGLNDSGGARIQEGIESLAGYSDIFLRNVMASGVVPQISAIFGPCAGGAVYSPALTDFVAMVKNNSYMFLTGPKVVKSVTHEDVTVEELGGADMHSTRSGVSDYAAQSGADCIGYVKRLLSYLPQNNVETPPTLPTQDPSERRSEELNSIIPESASTPYDMKEVILASIDNRDFFEIKENFAPNLIIGFARYSGKVVGIVANQPLHLSGVLDIDSSVKGARFVRFCDCFNIPVVTFVDVPGFLPGTAQEYGGAIRNGAKILYAYAEATIPKITVITRKAYGGAYCVMSSKHLRGDINYAWPCAEIAVMGAKGAVGVLYGREAQKTDDPAAYLAAKEEEYQDAVANPYVAARRGYVDDIIEPARTRFRIIKALGMLQNKRDSNPMKKHGNIPL
- the mce gene encoding methylmalonyl-CoA epimerase; protein product: MLEKIDHLGIAVHSIAEARKFYEEILGLTCEKEEEVVSQKVRTAFFVLGETHIELLEPTTDDSPIAKFLSSRGEGLHHVAYRSTNVEEQLEQARENGCKLIHETPFTGAGNKQVAFLHPKSSHGLLTEFCSGAQK
- a CDS encoding acyl-CoA mutase large subunit family protein: MSTNTKYNEWQENELSTSLNRFPERKEEFTLHGDAEVPRLALPENIDDDYLEHIGFPGQYPYTRGVQPTMYRARFWTMRQYAGFSTASESNKRYRYLLAQGTTGLSVAFDLPTQIGYDSDDPMSLGEVGKVGVAIDTLADMEALFADIPLDKISTSMTINSPAIVLLAMYIVVAEKQGIPADKLRGTIQNDVLKEYVARGTYIFPPKPSLGLITDIFQWCSANMPLFNTISISGYHIREAGSTAAQEVAFTLANGITYVQTAIEAGLEIDHFAKRLAFFFNASSNLLEEVAKFRAARRLWARIMKNRFEAKKTASMMMRFHAQTAGSSLAAKQIDNNIVRVTIQALAAVLGGTQSLHTNSRDEALSLPTEDSVRTALRTQQIIAHESGVADTVDPFAGSYYIEQLTDSIELAAEELIAKIEHSGGVVACIEDGFIKRQIEQAAYEYQKEIESGERVIVGVNGFQIEEEVKPDLLRVNPAVEEAQVSSLKNVRQQRDEAEVQSRLAALQVAAESGSNLMEPIIDAVRVYASLGEICSVLRGIFGEYRD
- the meaB gene encoding methylmalonyl Co-A mutase-associated GTPase MeaB, which produces MTPKSKALLAGLKDHDPRAIGRAISAVENNGMEAAEILSALDQDLIDNVLVLGITGPPGAGKSTLTSSLIRTLREQRKRVGIIAVDPSSPISGGAILGDRIRMMDHALDPDVVVRSMATRGRLGGLCASAGAAVRIMAASGCEVILIETVGVGQSEMDIVRLADITLMVLAPGFGDDIQAMKAGLLEVADFLVVNKSDIAGAEALCMDMEQIFSAKEEESAIKRVLKTIATDNAGIAELLNTVNRFSSYIKTNGIKEKRRGRALEAETLDWVFEILRPGLKQAISECSERSDPRVRAQELIDTLNL
- a CDS encoding cobalamin B12-binding domain-containing protein, whose translation is MTTEQTPFRVLIGKPGLDGHDRGAKFIARALRDEGFEVIYTGIRRTAAEIAATAIQEDVDVVGLSSLSGAHLRLFPQVVQELKDRGGADIPVLGGGVIPDEDIEILLKKGLNAIFTPGTAADTIIQSFTTASQQHRDHDTEK
- a CDS encoding tRNA-binding protein: METINWQDFERIELRTGTIVEVNDFPEARQPAWKLLIDFGSEIGTRKSSAQITDLYSREELIGKQIIAVLNFPPKQIGPFMSECLVTGFSQENGSVVLAAPDKTIANGLKIS